TGGGCCCCCTCTTAGAGCCACGGTGACATGTTTGTCTGCCGCGGCGGGGAACGGACCGGGAGCAGGCACCGTCTGTACctgtcagacaaaacaaacagctgccGCTCCTCGACATGTGGCACAGGGGTGGGTGTGTCTCATAAATAATGTGCAACGGAGCCGCGGGAGCCCCGCCCCCCTCCCGCCGCCCCGCTCCGCTGGCTCCCTCCGCGAGAGGCGTGACGTCACGTGAACCGCCCGTGTCCGTTCCAGCTGAGGGAGTGAGCGCGCGCGcgtgaggggagggagagagaggacacggTCGTACGTGGACGTCGCGCGGCCCCCAGACACAAACCCCGAGCCCGTGCGCCCGTGACTGGATCCACCGGATGCACGAAagtacagacagagaaagaggaaacgaccccctcctcttcctcctcctcctcctcctcccgacggacggacggacggacagcaGAACCCGACAGCACAGAGCAGACAAACACCAATTCAACTTGTCATCTGACCAGCTCAGCCGCTGTGCGTGTTTGTGCGTGTTGTTCTGTACACACCGATCCTCTCACGTTGTTTTGCTTTGACGGAGCGTTCACCTGGCAACTCCATTTTTTTTGCGGAGTCTTGTTTTTTGAGCTTTGGACGATTACAAGTTTTTTAATTGAGAcatttgtctccctctccttctctcggTGACATTTTTTCACGCCTTTTGCAAGAAGTGCTATATTTTGTGGAGAGTGTTTCTCCTCGGCTGGTCTGACTGTTCCTCccactctgctcctcctgagAATAACAGCCCGATCCCCTGCACACTTTGAGCAACTCTCCTCTGCAATGGAATACTTCGATGAGAATATTTCTGCGTGCACATAAGGAACTCGCAACTACAAGAGCGAAGGTAAAAGTTGTGTACGATTTCATTGAAGTTTCAAAGTGTCATAAAACTGTCATGGGTGCAACGCTCGTATACTTGTACAGTACAATGGTTGCTCTATTCCAAATGAACACTTCTCAAAACTACGTATGTCTCTCTCCGCACTCCCCCCttctcccctccctcacccctcctgcaaacacatgcagagtcATCCAGCAGCCTACTTGTCCCATTGGTAGGTGCTCCACTCGGATACCCTCGCCCCCTTCCAAGTGACCCCCGGGTGTCTCTCTGCGCCCCCGTCTGGTCCAGGATGTCCAGGCAGCTCTCTCAGCTCCCGACCCCCGACCTCCCAGCCGGCGCAAGCCCACAGTTTGGAAGTTGCACCCAGCCTGCAGGCTCCATCACAGGGGGCCACATCAACCCCATGGCGGGGCTGAAGTCCCTCCTGCAGCACCCCATGAAGGGGGACCAGCGTTTAAAAAACCCCAGTGATGCAAAAGGTGAGAAAGTCGATGAGTTGTCACATTGTTGTTTATGTTGAATGTACACCACTGTCACCTGACACAGTCCATCTCCAATATAAATCCAATGGCAGAGCCTGAATAAACCATACTCCTCTCCGTTCCACCCACTGCTACTGTAATACAAACGTGTAGCACTTTATATAACAAACAGCGTTTGTCATATTTCCTGGTGcatatttttacacaaatatGATTCACCATCCCACATGTTCGTGATGACTCCCCCGTGATCCTCCTGAGTAGTCACCTGGATTATAATCCCTGCAGCGACTCTCAAATTAAGATCCAGATTACACAGAGCGATAACATGTTTTGGTTCAGCTGGAGTTCTGTGCAGGCATGCGTCCTGGCCCCTCGCCTTGCCAAAAACTTATCTTCAGCCATTGTGAGATTTGCTGAGGAGCTTACGTATATGTTATGACAACAAATTGGTTTCAGCTCCCCCTTAATGCCGCAATTCAGCTGCCATCTGGTCCATCTGTGGGTGTGAATgggagatagaaagagaggCAGATTTTGCAGAAGTGCATCTTATGGATACACCTGCTGCCTCATTTAGTTCTGTGTGACTATGGAGAGTTGGTGTTAGCATCCATTTACCAGAGGAACTTTGTATACttaaagataaaacaacacCAAAGCTAtttgtcttcatcttcatcctgatCTAACCATGGCTCTTCTCTCTGGCAGATAAAGACAGACCGGATCAGGATGAGGACTCCATGGGAGTGTGCACCACGAGGAACGGCAGTGGAATAGTCAGCAGTAATAACAGTAATGGCtgtggtggtgctgctggtaGTGCTGGTAGTGCTGGTAGTGCTGGTAGTGCTGGTAATGCTGGTAGTGCTGgtagtggtggtagtggtggaaATGGAGGAGGACCTTTCAACCAGTTCCTTGGGCCTCTCCTGTGGGATCGCACACTGCCGGCAGATGGTGGCCTCTTCCAGCTGCAGTACATGGACTTGGAGGAGTTTCTCGTCGAAAACGGAATGGGCAACATGCATAACAACAACAGCTCCAGTTCGGCCCAGATCCCCTCACAGAGCTCCCCATCAGCCGTGCCCAGCCAAAGTTCCCAGTGCCTACCGCCCTCGTCCCCAGCTTGCTCCTCGTCTTCTTCGCCCTCTTCCTCCCCATCGCTCATTGGTTTGGAGGTGGCCCAGCCGCAGAGCCTCGCAGGAGGAACCGACTGTCTGCATGGTGAGTTTTAATGACATGGAACGTTTTGATCTCGAGGGAATagataaacatttgaacaaGGGGGCAAAAAGATGAACAAGGACATGTCATTCTTCAAGGTTTTAACTCACAACAACAATATCATGGAGGTTGACAAGCCGCAAGAGACAAATAGTCCCCTGCCACTGATATGAGACCAGTAGACCCTACAATCCAGTATTGGTTGAGATGCAATCAAGGTTATGTGGTGTTTGAAATGTTCCCATGGGCTATTTATTCACAACTTCAACTCCTCTTTGAGGTTATTCTGCCATGTTGACAAAGCATTTTTCTGTGCTGTGGGGTCAACCTGAAGGCAGCAGATACAGTCACATGGCTCTAGATGCAAAGTCAAcctgacagagaaaacacagagttcaCAAATGGCTGTTAAACACCGACCGAAATGTACTTTTCACTTTGCAGCAGGGCACTGGGTTCAAAGTTGGTATCAGGGAAATGTGGAGAAACAAGACTGAGAGAGGTGACGGACCGAAACGTGCAGCCTAAGCCCTGAGCTATTTGATGAGTCAATCTCGTAGCATTGACGAGGaggtttggttttagtttggcATGTGATCAGTGTTCTGCAGTGCACAacacaatcagcattcactcccagcCAATTATTTATGTGCAGCagggtcacagcagcagcactaagACAGAGaggcgagagcgagagagagagagagtgtgtgtgtgtgtgtgtgtgtgtgtgtgtgtgtgtgtgtgtgtgtgtgtgtgtgtgtgtgtgtgtgtgtgtgtgtgtgtgtgtgtgtgtgtgtgtgtgtgtgtgtgtgtgtgcgtgtggagtGTTTGCGGTTGCGTGTCTTTAAATCTCTCCCCACTTCACACGCCACAGCCATGTGCACGCGTCAGTACACGTGCAGAGAGTACTGGAGTGAGAGGACTAGAGGCAGGGCCACCAGACATGTAGGAGGAGTCCACGGGGGGGAGGAGACACACTGAAGCAACAGGAAGAGTTTCACTGTGCTGCTGGACTTCAAACCGAACATTTGATCCCCATTGAATGACATGAAGCGCACTGATATCCAGAGGAGGCTTTTATACTGTGTGGGATACTGATGCAGAAGCTTTAATTCAGCCCCTCCGTGACAAAGTGCATGTTCTGATAATGACTTTATATTGCATGATAAGGCCCCATGCATTCAGATTACGATCCCTTTTATATCAAGTCTTGTATTTACATGCAAAGATTTGTGATActgcttaaaaacaaaatactgttgAGTCTAAAAGTTTTAGGCTGAGGCGATTTTGCCAATGTTGTAATTCTCCTCATCTCCCACGATTTAAGACAAGAGAAGCTGTAGTATTATAGAGGCATCAAAACAACATCTACTTCATAAATATTAAACCAAACAACATCTGACAACATTTAATCATATTAAGTACCTAAGATAGACTAGGGATACAATTTACTTCCTCACAGGCTTCCCTTCTTCTTGAAATGCTGTTGTACGAGTCCTGAAAAGTATGCAATTAAATCGGGGAAAAAACCCTCAAGCTCTCTGAAGGTTGTAGACACGTGGACAAAATTGTACCAAATCTACTTTGCAGGTCCAGAGCTTTCCAAAAAAGCAGTGAGGGTCAGCCATGTACTACTAGGCGCTCAGGGTTTGCCTGTTCTCATTCCAGCAAAACACTGCACCAGGTGGTTGTTGGGTTTAAGCAGGGATGAATAATTTAAACCTCCTGGTTTAGTCACAGGTAGAGAATATAAATACTTTGTTGCCATCCAAACCAAAtttcatattatattttgttgtatgGAGCATGCTTGACTTCCTCTTTGAGAAGCCCTCTTGCTTGTTTGTTAGTTGTATGGTGGCACTGTCGCTGTGGAGCAGAGGAACATCATGTAGGAACAGTTTGCACTTTAGTGAGCAGCTGGTGTGAGAACATGCCCTCATATTACCTGGTCCTTACACAGCCTTTACCCATGTGATCGCTGCTTATGGCTCTTCAGATAACATGTTTAGCAGTTGGCAACATGTACAGTATCATAGATAGAGGGGCtgggtttgttttttccaaCCAAAAAACTGCCTGCTCCACCAACTACTTGAGGACTTATTATGCTCTTTTTATATTGCTCATGGGGTTTCCACATCGTCAGTCTAATTTAATTATCATCTTTGAGGAACGTAACGTCTCCGGGTTTCGATTAGATTGTTTTGATACACTTCTGTGGTCATTGTTCAGGCTGCTGTGTTGTGGTGTTGATATCCTGTCATCACTTCATCTATTCCTGAGTTTTAACCAATGTGCTCTGTTTTCACCATATATTGGGATTTCATAAGTTGAGATAACTTTTAAATTAAGTCTAAAGTGTTGATTGATTTTATTCTGTTGAATATGTCTATATTAATAGGAAAGCTGCTGATTGGTCTGTTGGTGTACGCAGCTATAGGAAGGATTAAGGggagtgtttttcttctctagGGAAGAGAAGTCACTTGAGGAAGGTGCAATggaccttaaagggatagttcactgaaaaattaaaattcactcattatctactcagcactaagccgatggatgggtgggtgaagtgtttgagtccacaaaacacttctggagtttaaGGGGTAAAGTTTGTAGCCGccgaatccgatacaattgaagtaaatggtgatgaaataaaacaacagaaaaaacacaacatgcctccatactgctcgtgtgttgtcgtccaagtgtccgcaagccccgacattcatattcgacttgaaacaaggtaatttacatcaagtttttagcctaaaagtccactcaTATTttcctacgaggtgcattcaTGGAACGTTGGACGTGCTAATGTCCGCTAGCGTAGCCACTtccagtggacttttaggcttaaaacacggtgtaaatgacctcgttatgagtcgaatatgaatgtcggggcttgcagacacttggatgacaccacaggagcagtatggaggcatgtcatgttttttctgttgttttattacatctgaagtctaggtcaccattgacttcaattgtattggattctgctctaacaaagtttacccctgagactccagaagtgttttgttgactcaaacacttcagccaCCCCCCCACAtcatcggcacagtggtgagtagataatgtgtgaattttcccttttcagtgaactatccctttaaagggGGTGGGGTTAGGTATAACCCTACATTGGCCCCACTTAAAGAAACTAGTTTTTAGGGGAGGGGTGCAAAGTTACATAACACGTCCGCTTTTAGATTTCTGTATTGGTTTTTCGGTTCTGGACGTTGGCTAAGGAGATGCACAAAATCCTCAGGTACATAAAGACTAAAGTTCTGCTTTTCTCCAACAGGCAGTATGAACTTATGCAGAATGAATGATACATAACAATGGTTTTGATTTGGATTTTCCATTATGGCCAGTTCTTATGTTTGTAATAAATCCTATACAGTGAAAGTGAACTTTTTCCATTGTATATCAATGGCTGGTGGAGATAATATGGAAGGCCTATGGAACATTTGATCTTTTCAGCAGATGTGATCTGTGTTACAGAAGTATATTTTGAAAAAGTAGAAGTAACTCCATAATacctctgtttttgtttgattactCTTGCTTGAAGTTCTCTTGCTTGAAATCCGTGCAGTCCATGGAAgctgatttaatgtgtttttgttatttacagAACTAAGACCATagctctctgcctccacctggTGGTCATCTTGATGAAATGCTGCATGTGTTCCTATTATTGTCACACTGGCCTGTTGTCATCAGCTCCTTTTAATGTTTGACAGTAGGATCAATATCTGTTTAAATATAGTCCAGTCACAAGcatgtaaaacacaaatatcttcCTTGTAATTCCAGGGAGTCAAACGAGTATGAACGAGTCGTGTGAGTCACCCTGTTCCTCCGACTCGTCCTCCTGTCCACCTCTGCTGACGCCCGACGGCAGCGGGCCAGATGGGGCTGGAATGTTTGACGCTGACACTTCGGACATGGCTATGTCCAGCAGCCCTAGCCAGCATAACTTCGACCCCCGGAGGCACTCCTTCAGTGAAGAGGAGCTCAAGCCACAGCCAATGATCAAGAAGGCCCGCAAGATCCTGGTGCCTGATAACATGAAGGTGAATGATCTCTTCTCACTGCATCACCAGGTCAGGACCAGGTCATTTGAAGGCACGAGTCAGGAGTTTAAACCCAGAATGTAATAAGAAAGCAGCACATAATGCTAACCACAATTTATCAGAGCAAAAGGTGGTTAACAGTCCAAATCCCAGACGTATTTAATATAGAATAATAactaaaagcagcaaatccacTCACTTGAGAAGCTTTAACCAAAATCTTTTGGCATTTTTGCAATTGGATTGTTGCATGACAGGTTTCTGGACTAATTGTTGTAGTGCAAATTCTCAAGTACATTTTACTGAGCGAAAGGGaaagtacacacattcacaacagagCTTCATCATATCAGAATGACTAACAGGTTATTGATCCCTGCAGGGAAACTGCTTTGCTACAAATGCACAACAAATGCATagtaataataaacacacaggaaataaacagaaagatgTAGCTACCCAGCTAGATAGATGCATAGATATtgtatatacacaaacatacatgttgCAGGGTTAGCGAAGGAGAGGGACGACTTAGATACATTCACTAGTCATCCAGCGATCTGGAGTAATATTATCTAAGATGGTGGATTTAGACTCACTGCTTCAGATCAATGACCGACCACTGAAAGTAAAGATTTATTTAAGTACCATTTTCATTCCTCTACAATAAAACCTTTAACCATCAAAGAAAGCAGAATAGCAATAAATACTAGAGCAACAAAGTAGAATTtagaaaacagttaaaacaaatataGAAACACATGAGTTAGCATTgagaggtttttaaaaactggatCATTTACATTAGTAGTAAAAGTGTGAATTAATCAACAGTCAACCAAACAGTGTGTGTTGAAACTGTGTGCAGTTTCCTCAGCAGTGGGATGTGAGCCTTGTAGGTTGTTtgcatgttgttgttgctctcGGACATTAAGtcagtgcagaggaggaggtttgtgaAAGGAACATGTCCCACGCTCATTCAAGGCCAAACACCCACATTACCAGTAACATGAGTACTCTGAGTTCTCATTGATCCTTTTATTGACATACTTCTACCTCATCGAGCTTGGTTACAGGATCTGACCACTGACAGATGTTGAAATAAACAACGTTCTGTCTTGTCTGTTCCCCTTCCAGGATGAGAAGTACTGGACCAGGAGGTACAAAAACAACGAAGCGGCAAAGCGCTCCCGAGATGCTCGCCGTCTCAAGGAGAACCAGATCACCGTGCGCGCCGCctacctggagagagagaacgcCACGCTCCGACAAGAAGTGGCCGAGATGCGGAAGGAACTTGGTCGCTGCCGCAACATCCTTAGTAAATACGAGAACCGTCTCGCTGATCAGTGATGAAGGCACGGAGCGAaatcaggaagaggaggaatatAAGCTGGATTCAAGACTGAATTTTGGGGGGTTGAACAATGGACAGAATGGGGTCaggataatgatgatgatgaggaagatgatgattatgatgatgatgaatgtaTAAGACGAGGAGAAGGTTTGTGTATTGAAGCTCAGGTGTCTTGTTGAGGTGTCAGCTCTTAAAAGTCATGGATGGAGAGAATAATTTAACAGATGACAGATGTGACTTTTAAGAGTTTTGTTATTGGAgaattgtatatttttataatacTTATGAAAAATTAGAGGGAGAGCAAATTTGGAGaataattttgtatattttctacACGACTGGGACATAGAGACGGGGGGAAGCTATGGTAAATCTCTTTTTATTATAGACCAGtcagaagctgttttcacaggTGGTCAGCCATCGATGGTTATTTTTCAACTTGATTCTTGTAGTcaggatgcagcagcagtggcgaGGAAGCATGTAACAATTGTAATATAGAGAGCAAAATTATCTCAGAATCGTATAGTTCGACATTTTTGTGGATTTTACTCAAgcacttaattttttttgttattcctgttctgtttctgtcactGGGAATGGGCGtgcaggggggagagagagcggcagAATGAGAGACACATGTAAAACGGCTCCGCATTATCCTAACACATGTCTTGTCCGGTCATGTGTGTTCATCTTTTTGAATTGACTTCACTTCACCAACATAAATTCCTGATACCTCGGCCGTATATGTGAGATCGGTGCATCTTTCACCAGTCCATACTTGTATCTTTTATCTCCTCGATCCCAGCGGAGTGGTTTTTAACTCCTCTCTGGTGTTTCGCTCTTGTCGTGAAGCCCAGGGCAACTCTGCTCCTGCCGATCCgcatttctctttgtctgtaTCGACAACCCAGAtgctctctttctgtctgcagcCCCCGGTCACAGTCAACTCCTCCAGTAACACTCGGTCCCGGTGTCTCCCTTGTACCTGGACAGTACATAGAGAAAGTCAAATCTCAGTGTTGTAATGTATTCTGAAATAGTAATCCAACCTTCCCAGTAAAACGCACATCGTTACTTTACCGTACTTTATGAACACACTATAATTAGCATTATTGCAGGGGGAGGAATGATGTGTATATTGGATAGGCCTATACtattttgtgtatgtgatgtATTCCAGGAGATGGGTCGAGAACACCCGTCGAGTGGAATGGTGTTAATTTCTCAGATTTCTGGGAGAAATAAAAGCCAAAATTTCCTATGTTGATCCACAAAGCTTGTTGCTATGTAGTGCTTTTTTCAATACTGCTCCTTCCTTACTGTTTACTCCTATTATTACTCCTTACTTTATACTGTATCTATGAACGTCTCTGTGTACCCACATCACCTGCACAGGGCCATGGTACACTATGTTATGTTCGTGGGGGAGGGATGACTAGTAATAGAGTGTGATTTTAATCCCCTTAATGACCATGGTGAGTAGGTACCATTActgctattattattgttatgattatgatgattatcCCTCTTATTATTGCTGTTCTATATTACTGAATTATTTTCTTTCGTTGGATGAACATGATCTGTTGCACCTTGAAACGTCTTCGATATTCATTGTTCCTCAGAAAGACTATTCCAATGGATAAAAGGAAGAGAAACCCTCACTCTGTTATTTCCATCCCGTCTCAGACCTGCAGACATTCAAAATGACTCACTCTTCTGCTACGGACACTACTGCCACCTGTTCCTCCTTGGATTTCAAAAAAAGAGGCTCAATAACTTGAACACGATGCTCATTGCAGACTTTCTTTTCCCCTCGACGACGTCCTCTTCTGTTCCTCAGCGGTGTATGGACTATGCACACTGTCAATATGCTCCGTGTTGGTTTATTTCAGCCTTTATCACCCTCAATCAGTGATTGTTTGCTCTCCCGGCAGGATCTTAGTCTCTAATATCCTCACAGATGCGGCTGATGAATCTAGTGACTCTTAATTGAACTACAACTGCCCTGCTGCATCAGTGGTGTCCATGGTGCCCGGTCCACTCGGCGCTGGTTATTTGGATGTAGTTGAGATTTCCcaaaaaacaccaataaaaGATTGTTCTCATGCACTACTGCTCTGCTTCTCTCATGTGTTCCATGACTAGTGTTTTGGGTTTGAGTTGTTCTGGTGGCTTGAATCAAAGCCATTTTTCTTCAGTAAAATTGTCAAAAGAGGTCAAATTTCAGCTCTGCTACTCAATAACCAGACTGTAGTACGCGGTGAACTACTTGTTTTGATTTCCTCCCTGTTTTGTTTACACTGCGTACATTCCTTTGATAGTCAAACACTTCCAAATGTGCATTCTTGCCCAACAACAGCAGCGTTTCCTCCTCTCGAACACTTAATTAACATATTATACCTTCCTAAATTACAACTTCCTGTTTATGGGGATTTCTTCAGTGCAGATGGATATCAGAGAACATTTTGTTCTGAAGAGCAGGCGGTTGCTCAACAAGAGTCTTTATGGTCTTTATCTTGATAACACAAGTCACACCAAGCTGCATGTTTGGAGGAGAAACTAACGACATCAGGTAAAAACCGACTTCCTTTACTCCACTCACATTTATCTTTCgtttgtttgctgctgtttttttattattgtttgttggGTCAACAGCCATGTTTATGTACCCCCCCCCTTATCTGCTCTCAACAGAAATGGGTGAAAGGTCCTGCAGACTGGAATTTTCCCAACTTCTTTACTCCTCAACGCGAACCAGATGTTGTGTGCTCCTGGCCTGTGCCCCCTCCCCACACTCCCTCGCACACCCCCGacacaccccctcctctctgccttgCCCCTCCCTGACTCCCCCAACCCTTCTACTCTCTCCCACCCTTTGTTCCCCCCCTTCCTTAAAAATGCAGTGTCTGTGCGTCCCTCCCTCATATCGTCCGAGGCCTGACTCTGAGGATGGActgtgcactgctgctgc
Above is a genomic segment from Hippoglossus stenolepis isolate QCI-W04-F060 chromosome 8, HSTE1.2, whole genome shotgun sequence containing:
- the dbpb gene encoding D site albumin promoter binding protein b codes for the protein MSRQLSQLPTPDLPAGASPQFGSCTQPAGSITGGHINPMAGLKSLLQHPMKGDQRLKNPSDAKDKDRPDQDEDSMGVCTTRNGSGIVSSNNSNGCGGAAGSAGSAGSAGSAGNAGSAGSGGSGGNGGGPFNQFLGPLLWDRTLPADGGLFQLQYMDLEEFLVENGMGNMHNNNSSSSAQIPSQSSPSAVPSQSSQCLPPSSPACSSSSSPSSSPSLIGLEVAQPQSLAGGTDCLHGSQTSMNESCESPCSSDSSSCPPLLTPDGSGPDGAGMFDADTSDMAMSSSPSQHNFDPRRHSFSEEELKPQPMIKKARKILVPDNMKDEKYWTRRYKNNEAAKRSRDARRLKENQITVRAAYLERENATLRQEVAEMRKELGRCRNILSKYENRLADQ